In Lentimicrobium sp. L6, the following proteins share a genomic window:
- a CDS encoding DUF4301 family protein, giving the protein MFTEKDLNQFKNKGISQEKVIEQINKFKSGFPFMQLSAAATKEYGLKALNEEEEKKYLDEFESNFDGNQVIKFVPASGAASRMFKHLFEFAEKYQINEEGKALFEKDKGFNSVFYFFEHIQEFAFYEDLKTVLTQNRLNLEEEIEKENYGVILEYLLQDKGLGYAALPKGLLKFHHYDDANRFAIEEHLVEAAVYGKNKDGIAALHFTVSPEHQTKFEKTIAQVKDKYEQDYDVQFDIKFSQQKPSTDTISVTPENEPFREEDDSILFRPGGHGALIENLNEIDADIVYVKNIDNIVPDRLKSTTFKYKKLIGSYLRSLQEKVFDYLCDLEDGNLSQEELNEMYEFMATELFIEVPNYMKAMDIMEQMDWLFEQFNRPIRVCGMVKNEGEPGGGPFVTLDEEGKKSLQIVESSQIDFTQKDQADIAKRATHFNPVDLVCGIKDFRGDKFDLTEFIDEKTGFISLKSKNGKDLKAQELPGLWNGAMANWITIFMEVPILTFNPVKTVNDLLRDQHQ; this is encoded by the coding sequence ATGTTCACCGAAAAAGACCTAAACCAGTTTAAAAACAAGGGAATCAGCCAAGAAAAAGTTATCGAACAAATCAATAAGTTCAAGTCTGGCTTCCCTTTTATGCAACTTTCCGCTGCAGCAACTAAAGAATATGGCCTTAAAGCTCTAAACGAAGAAGAAGAAAAGAAATATTTAGATGAATTTGAGTCCAACTTTGATGGAAACCAAGTGATCAAGTTCGTTCCTGCTTCGGGTGCCGCAAGCCGAATGTTTAAGCATTTATTCGAATTTGCGGAGAAATACCAGATTAATGAAGAAGGAAAAGCTTTATTTGAAAAAGATAAAGGATTCAATTCTGTGTTTTATTTCTTTGAACATATACAAGAATTTGCTTTTTATGAGGACTTAAAAACTGTTCTAACTCAAAATAGATTAAATCTTGAAGAAGAAATTGAAAAAGAAAACTACGGAGTTATTTTAGAATACCTCCTCCAAGATAAAGGATTAGGATATGCAGCATTACCCAAAGGCCTTTTGAAGTTTCATCATTATGACGATGCCAATCGTTTTGCCATTGAAGAACACTTGGTAGAAGCTGCTGTTTATGGAAAGAACAAAGATGGAATTGCCGCTTTGCATTTTACAGTTTCGCCTGAACATCAAACAAAATTCGAAAAAACCATAGCCCAGGTTAAAGATAAATACGAACAAGATTATGATGTTCAATTTGATATTAAATTCTCGCAACAAAAACCATCTACGGATACCATTTCTGTTACACCAGAAAACGAGCCATTCAGAGAAGAGGACGATAGTATCTTATTTCGTCCAGGTGGACATGGAGCATTAATAGAGAACCTAAATGAAATTGATGCCGACATCGTTTATGTGAAGAATATAGACAATATTGTTCCAGATAGATTAAAGTCGACTACTTTTAAGTATAAAAAACTCATAGGTAGTTATTTGAGGAGTCTGCAGGAGAAAGTTTTCGACTATTTGTGTGATTTAGAAGATGGAAACCTTAGCCAAGAAGAGTTGAATGAGATGTACGAGTTTATGGCCACAGAGCTCTTTATTGAAGTCCCCAACTATATGAAAGCCATGGATATCATGGAGCAAATGGATTGGTTGTTCGAGCAATTCAATCGCCCAATTAGAGTTTGTGGCATGGTGAAAAATGAAGGTGAACCTGGCGGTGGTCCTTTTGTGACACTAGATGAAGAAGGAAAGAAAAGTCTTCAAATAGTAGAATCCTCGCAAATTGATTTTACTCAAAAAGACCAAGCAGACATTGCGAAAAGGGCGACCCACTTTAACCCTGTTGACTTGGTTTGTGGTATTAAAGATTTTAGAGGTGATAAATTTGACTTAACTGAGTTTATTGATGAAAAAACGGGATTTATCTCATTAAAATCGAAAAATGGTAAAGACCTAAAAGCTCAAGAACTACCTGGTTTATGGAATGGTGCTATGGCCAATTGGATTACCATTTTTATGGAAGTTCCTATCCTTACCTTTAATCCCGTAAAAACGGTAAACGATTTATTGAGGGATCAACATCAATAG
- a CDS encoding DUF3089 domain-containing protein: MKPVKSISILKISLPFIVLIFLFSCKKEDTTPVETVVATDYSKSAHWLSIPSTLKPVDIFYYYPTSWKKNNESDPIICEIDNPSMLIGAPSAFGRQATAFETAGNVYAPFYRQDDAATTVLLPSEEQAKIVGGIPTMDAIAAFDYYIKHFNNGRPYILVGHSQGAIVLSNLLSSYMKENPIAYENMIAAYVIGWPITADYIAQNPHLKYAEGPDDTGVIISYNTQSPNMSSVNPLLDGKIGIVINPITWTRDETLATVEEGLGSYMPDANLVLGYVPQFADARVNIAKGVLECSTADDNDLVTYLVSMNGFPEGVYHSFDIPFYYYNLRQNAENRASIFLSNKVLL; this comes from the coding sequence ATGAAACCAGTAAAAAGTATTAGCATTTTGAAAATTTCCTTACCTTTTATCGTCTTGATATTTTTATTTTCATGCAAAAAAGAGGATACCACTCCAGTCGAAACTGTGGTAGCTACAGATTATTCAAAATCTGCTCACTGGTTATCTATACCATCAACACTTAAACCGGTCGACATTTTTTACTATTACCCTACCTCATGGAAGAAGAATAATGAAAGCGACCCTATTATTTGTGAAATCGACAATCCCAGCATGCTTATAGGCGCTCCATCTGCGTTTGGCAGACAGGCTACTGCATTTGAAACAGCAGGTAATGTTTACGCTCCATTTTATAGGCAGGATGATGCTGCAACAACTGTACTTTTGCCCTCTGAAGAACAGGCTAAAATAGTAGGAGGTATCCCCACCATGGATGCCATTGCAGCTTTCGACTATTACATCAAACACTTTAACAATGGGCGACCTTATATTTTGGTCGGGCATTCGCAAGGAGCCATCGTGCTTAGTAATCTTTTATCAAGTTATATGAAAGAAAATCCAATAGCATACGAGAATATGATTGCCGCCTATGTGATTGGCTGGCCCATTACTGCGGACTATATTGCCCAAAACCCACATTTGAAATATGCTGAAGGACCCGATGATACGGGAGTGATCATTTCGTATAACACACAGTCACCTAATATGAGCAGTGTCAATCCCTTATTGGATGGGAAGATAGGTATTGTGATAAACCCTATCACGTGGACAAGAGACGAAACTCTTGCTACTGTTGAAGAAGGGCTCGGTTCGTATATGCCTGATGCGAATCTGGTTCTTGGATATGTTCCTCAATTCGCTGATGCGCGTGTAAATATTGCAAAAGGTGTTTTGGAGTGCTCTACTGCTGATGATAATGATTTGGTTACTTATTTAGTTTCCATGAATGGATTTCCCGAAGGGGTTTATCATTCATTTGACATCCCATTCTATTACTATAACCTCAGACAAAATGCGGAAAATCGGGCAAGTATATTCTTAAGTAACAAGGTTTTGTTGTAA
- a CDS encoding arginine repressor — protein sequence MSTKSERLLTIRKIINTNKIHRQEELLSLLVNRGHDTTQATLSRDLRELKVGKIHDAHYGSIYFIPEEVKLSDDESRPSLHGIISFEISGQMAVLKTQPGFANSVAVKIDEKAYAIFLGTIAGNDTILMMIKEGVEKQKVLDDLGPDFPELLEILI from the coding sequence ATGTCGACCAAATCAGAAAGACTTCTAACCATTAGGAAGATTATCAATACCAATAAGATACATCGCCAAGAGGAATTGTTATCCTTGTTGGTTAATAGAGGACATGATACCACTCAAGCCACTCTTTCTCGCGATTTAAGAGAATTAAAGGTAGGGAAGATTCATGATGCACATTATGGCAGTATTTATTTTATTCCAGAAGAAGTGAAACTTAGTGATGATGAATCAAGACCTTCATTACATGGAATTATTTCTTTTGAAATTTCAGGACAAATGGCTGTTTTAAAGACACAGCCAGGTTTTGCCAATAGTGTTGCTGTTAAAATTGATGAGAAAGCTTACGCCATATTTCTAGGGACTATTGCCGGAAATGATACAATACTAATGATGATAAAAGAAGGGGTGGAAAAACAGAAAGTCTTGGATGATCTGGGTCCAGATTTCCCTGAATTATTAGAAATTTTAATTTAA
- the carA gene encoding glutamine-hydrolyzing carbamoyl-phosphate synthase small subunit yields the protein MMRKQNIKLVLEDGQEFKGYQFGYSKSTAGELVFNTAMTGYPESLSDPSYRGQILVATFPLIGNYGVPISDRKNEMLAFYESNEIHIQALVISQYSEDFSHWNANKSLHDWMVENEIPGIYGVDTRKITQIIRDNGSMKAKILIDEEDVDFVETEKIHWVDQVSIKEKKVYGDGDLKILLLDCGVKNNIIRRLIENGATVIRVPWDYPFLNEDFDGLFISNGPGDPTQCAITIEHLRAAMELEKPIFGICLGHQLLALAGGATTYKLKFGHRSHNQPVLYQPTQKAYITSQNHGYAVDETSLGKEWEPTFKNLNDDTNEGLRHVFKPIFSTQFHPEASGGPTDTDFLFDDFIEMVKMKKYAK from the coding sequence ATGATGAGAAAACAAAATATAAAATTAGTTCTTGAGGATGGTCAAGAATTTAAAGGTTACCAGTTTGGATATTCCAAATCTACTGCTGGAGAGTTGGTGTTTAATACTGCCATGACAGGTTATCCTGAAAGTTTAAGCGATCCCTCGTATAGAGGGCAAATACTAGTGGCTACTTTTCCTTTAATAGGAAATTATGGAGTGCCAATATCGGATAGGAAAAACGAGATGCTAGCGTTTTATGAGTCCAACGAGATTCATATCCAAGCCTTGGTGATTTCCCAGTATTCCGAGGATTTTAGCCACTGGAATGCCAACAAAAGTTTACACGATTGGATGGTAGAAAATGAAATTCCTGGGATTTATGGAGTAGATACTCGAAAAATTACTCAAATCATTAGAGATAATGGAAGTATGAAAGCAAAAATACTGATTGATGAAGAGGATGTAGATTTTGTGGAAACCGAAAAGATTCATTGGGTGGATCAGGTTAGTATTAAAGAAAAGAAAGTTTATGGCGATGGGGATTTGAAGATACTACTGTTAGACTGTGGGGTGAAAAATAATATAATCAGGCGATTGATAGAAAATGGTGCTACAGTGATTCGGGTTCCTTGGGATTATCCTTTTCTTAATGAAGACTTTGATGGTTTATTTATTTCAAACGGCCCTGGAGACCCCACTCAATGTGCCATTACCATCGAGCACCTTAGAGCTGCTATGGAATTGGAAAAACCCATATTCGGGATTTGTTTAGGACATCAGCTTTTGGCGTTGGCTGGAGGCGCAACAACTTATAAGCTAAAGTTTGGGCACCGTAGTCATAATCAACCCGTTTTATATCAACCTACTCAAAAGGCTTATATCACTTCGCAAAATCATGGTTATGCTGTTGATGAAACCAGTTTAGGCAAAGAATGGGAACCTACATTTAAGAATCTTAATGATGATACTAATGAAGGGTTGCGTCATGTATTCAAGCCCATTTTTAGTACTCAGTTTCATCCTGAAGCTAGTGGTGGTCCTACCGATACCGACTTTTTATTCGATGATTTTATAGAAATGGTTAAAATGAAGAAATATGCAAAATAA
- the carB gene encoding carbamoyl-phosphate synthase (glutamine-hydrolyzing) large subunit, which translates to MQNKPKKVLLLGSGALKIGEAGEFDYSGSQALKALKEESVYTILINPNIATVQTTENLANKVYLLPVTTHFVERIIKKERPDAILLSFGGQTALNCGIELQEQGILEKYRVQVLGTPVSAIQITEDRQLFADLLRSIDVDTPKSISATTMEEAFEAAKTVGFPIIVRAAFTLGGQGSGFCKNEKELKELAQTAFSFSDQILIEESLKGWKEVEYEVVRDRFDNCITVCNMENFDPLGIHTGESIVVAPSQTLSNSEYHLLREVSIKIIRKVGVVGECNVQFALDPHSEEYRVIEVNARLSRSSALASKATGYPLAFVAAKLGLGYGLHQIKNSITKTTTAFFEPALDYVICKLPRWDLAKFTGVSRDLGSSMKSVGEVMAIGRSFEEAIQKGLRMIGMGMHGFTGNHTRLDGDLKDKLNKPTDLRIFYVAEALLQGMSVQEIHQLTGIDKWFLAHLNNIIQKEKQLATLCSLNEMTYEEMKQAKQLGFSDFQLARIVMKSSNETIDDDLLKVRAYRKSLGVTPFVKQIDTLAAEFPAQTNYLYLTYHGDFHDIEFENDDKSVVVLGSGAYRIGSSVEFDWAGVNTVESLKKNGYRGVIINFNPETVSTDYDISDRLFFEELSLERVLDIVDLENPHGVIVSVGGQIPNTLAPRLAQQEVPILGTSPESIDRAEDRFKFSGMLDKLEIDQPRWKELAGMDEISEFANEVGFPVLIRPSYVLSGAAMNVVSNHEELHHYLKVAANVSKKHPVVVSEFMTNSKEIEFDAVAQNGDVKLYAISEHVEFAGVHSGDATLVFPPQKVYFETIRRIKKVSRQIAKELNISGPFNIQFLARDNFIKVIECNLRASRSFPFVSKVLNENFIDLATRVMIGQEVEKPEKSIFDIDHIGIKASQFSFSRLTHADPILGVDMSSTGEVGCIGDNYYEAVLKAMLSVGYHVPKKGVLISSGDARSKVELLQSSKMMEKRGLKLYATPGTHDYLKSNGVASEKVFWPDDSRSPNALNLLQEKLVDLVVNIPKDLSSEELNNDYTIRRNAVDRNIPIVTNARLASAFIVSFCSIEIEDLAMKSMGEYEIVR; encoded by the coding sequence ATGCAAAATAAACCAAAGAAAGTATTATTGCTCGGTTCAGGAGCATTAAAAATAGGGGAAGCTGGAGAGTTTGACTATAGTGGTTCTCAGGCATTGAAGGCATTAAAAGAGGAATCTGTTTATACCATTTTAATAAACCCCAATATTGCTACCGTTCAAACTACTGAAAATTTAGCCAATAAGGTTTATCTTCTGCCAGTAACTACTCATTTTGTAGAGCGAATCATAAAAAAAGAAAGACCTGATGCTATCTTGCTTTCTTTTGGTGGTCAGACTGCATTAAATTGTGGAATAGAACTGCAAGAACAAGGCATACTCGAAAAATATAGGGTTCAGGTTTTGGGCACTCCAGTTTCTGCCATCCAAATAACTGAAGATAGACAACTCTTTGCCGATTTGCTTCGTTCCATTGATGTGGATACTCCAAAAAGCATTTCTGCAACAACTATGGAGGAGGCTTTTGAGGCAGCTAAAACAGTAGGGTTTCCAATCATTGTGAGGGCTGCTTTTACTTTGGGTGGACAAGGAAGTGGATTTTGTAAAAATGAGAAAGAATTAAAAGAATTGGCACAAACGGCTTTCTCCTTTTCCGATCAGATTTTAATTGAGGAATCTTTAAAAGGTTGGAAAGAAGTAGAATACGAAGTGGTTAGAGATAGATTCGATAATTGTATTACGGTTTGTAATATGGAAAACTTCGATCCTTTAGGGATTCATACAGGAGAAAGTATTGTGGTAGCTCCATCACAGACGCTCAGTAATTCTGAATATCATTTACTTCGTGAGGTTTCTATTAAAATTATTCGAAAAGTAGGGGTAGTTGGGGAGTGTAATGTTCAGTTTGCTTTGGACCCTCATTCTGAAGAATACCGAGTGATTGAAGTGAATGCTCGTTTGTCTCGTTCTTCTGCTTTGGCAAGTAAAGCTACAGGATATCCATTGGCTTTTGTAGCTGCTAAATTAGGATTGGGTTATGGTTTGCATCAGATTAAAAACTCAATTACTAAAACGACTACTGCTTTTTTTGAACCAGCATTAGACTATGTGATTTGTAAACTCCCTCGCTGGGACTTGGCTAAGTTTACAGGGGTCAGTCGGGATTTAGGCTCCTCTATGAAAAGTGTGGGCGAGGTGATGGCCATTGGTAGAAGTTTTGAGGAGGCTATCCAAAAAGGCTTGAGGATGATAGGAATGGGCATGCATGGTTTCACAGGAAATCATACCCGTCTTGATGGTGATTTGAAGGACAAGTTGAACAAGCCCACCGATTTGAGAATTTTTTATGTGGCTGAGGCATTATTGCAGGGAATGAGTGTGCAGGAAATTCATCAATTAACGGGCATCGATAAATGGTTTTTAGCTCATCTAAATAATATCATTCAGAAAGAAAAACAATTGGCTACTTTGTGTTCTCTGAATGAAATGACTTATGAAGAAATGAAACAGGCCAAGCAATTGGGTTTCTCTGATTTTCAATTGGCAAGAATAGTTATGAAGTCAAGTAATGAAACCATTGACGATGATTTGTTAAAAGTAAGAGCTTATAGAAAGAGTTTAGGTGTTACGCCTTTTGTAAAGCAAATAGATACACTAGCGGCTGAATTTCCAGCCCAAACCAATTATTTATATCTCACTTATCATGGCGATTTTCATGATATAGAATTTGAAAACGATGATAAATCGGTTGTTGTTTTAGGTTCTGGAGCCTATAGGATTGGAAGCAGTGTAGAATTTGATTGGGCGGGTGTAAATACCGTGGAGAGTTTAAAAAAGAATGGATATAGAGGCGTCATTATCAACTTTAATCCAGAAACGGTAAGTACGGATTATGATATTTCTGATCGCTTATTCTTTGAGGAGCTCAGTTTAGAAAGAGTTTTGGATATTGTAGATTTAGAGAATCCCCATGGAGTTATTGTGTCCGTTGGTGGGCAGATTCCCAATACTTTGGCTCCTCGTCTGGCACAACAGGAGGTTCCTATCCTTGGAACGTCACCTGAAAGTATCGATAGGGCAGAAGACCGTTTTAAATTCTCTGGTATGCTCGATAAGCTAGAGATAGACCAGCCGCGATGGAAAGAATTAGCAGGTATGGATGAAATCTCTGAATTCGCTAATGAAGTTGGTTTTCCTGTTCTTATTCGTCCTTCTTATGTTTTGTCGGGTGCAGCAATGAATGTGGTTTCTAATCATGAAGAACTCCATCATTATTTAAAAGTAGCTGCAAATGTGTCGAAGAAACACCCAGTGGTGGTCTCTGAATTTATGACCAATAGTAAAGAAATAGAATTTGATGCTGTGGCCCAAAATGGAGATGTGAAATTATATGCCATCTCTGAGCATGTTGAGTTTGCTGGAGTGCATTCAGGTGATGCTACTTTGGTTTTTCCTCCTCAAAAAGTATATTTTGAAACCATCAGAAGAATTAAAAAAGTATCTCGCCAGATTGCCAAAGAGCTCAATATCTCTGGCCCATTCAATATTCAATTCTTGGCACGAGATAATTTTATTAAAGTAATAGAATGTAATTTACGTGCCTCGAGGAGCTTTCCATTTGTAAGTAAAGTGTTAAATGAGAATTTCATTGATTTAGCCACAAGAGTAATGATTGGTCAAGAAGTAGAGAAGCCTGAAAAGTCAATTTTTGATATCGACCACATCGGGATAAAAGCTTCTCAGTTTTCGTTTTCTCGTTTAACTCATGCCGACCCTATTTTGGGAGTAGATATGTCCTCAACTGGTGAAGTGGGTTGTATTGGGGATAATTATTATGAGGCAGTTCTAAAAGCTATGTTATCTGTGGGATATCATGTTCCTAAGAAAGGAGTTTTGATATCCTCTGGTGATGCTCGAAGTAAAGTGGAGCTTCTACAGTCTAGCAAAATGATGGAGAAAAGAGGCTTGAAGTTATATGCTACTCCCGGAACCCATGATTACTTAAAATCCAATGGAGTTGCTTCGGAAAAGGTGTTTTGGCCAGATGATAGTCGTAGTCCAAATGCTCTTAATCTATTACAAGAAAAGCTAGTTGATTTGGTTGTAAATATCCCCAAGGATTTAAGCTCTGAAGAACTTAATAATGACTATACCATTAGGAGGAATGCGGTGGATAGAAATATTCCAATAGTAACCAATGCCCGTTTGGCTTCTGCTTTTATTGTTTCTTTTTGTTCCATAGAAATTGAAGATTTGGCCATGAAGAGCATGGGGGAATATGAAATAGTGAGGTAG
- a CDS encoding ATP-binding protein, giving the protein MEYIREISKYLDEWRGSKYRKPLVLRGARQVGKTTLVRQFSKKFKYSILLNLETTIDLSYFQDYKGAKEILEVLLAKHQIPSDGVKDTLLFIDEIQESPFAIQLLRYFYEFFPDLCVIAAGSLLEFAVRKVRSMPVGRVEYLYIYPLNFSEYLLAKGEKAAWEAFNEVPIRPVFHPYLLELFKRYAVIGGLPETVKLDIEKNNLSDLSKVYESIWQSYIEDVEKYSTNQTDREVISYIIQNAPVFIDQRVKFQNFGGSEYRSREVRAAFSKLEKAKVIRLIRPVTEVEFPALPNLKKTPRLQFVDSGLVNDALGIQTELMGFDDLSNSYRGALIPHIITQELLSLNVSKNRQPNFWVREKNQSSAEVDLIHAYRMKLIPIEIKSGPKGTLKSLHQFIDMASHIYAVRVYGGKFTIEVNKTATGKKYLLMNLPYYLGSKIPAYIAYFVDNYRLSDDESSAIYEEYVIPPALVKEGYVSPYKSKKSIFEEDETSFAEIKNEGVIVWPPEIDSKTDKVKTILSLVLQIIRSENGIRANILALRIGKSIATTERYIKLLRTNGLIEFVGAPKIGGYYLMD; this is encoded by the coding sequence ATGGAGTATATTAGGGAAATATCGAAGTATTTAGATGAATGGAGAGGGAGTAAATATAGAAAGCCTTTAGTGTTGCGAGGTGCGCGACAAGTTGGGAAAACAACACTCGTTCGGCAATTCTCTAAAAAGTTTAAATATAGTATCTTACTAAATTTAGAAACCACTATTGATTTGTCTTATTTTCAGGATTATAAGGGTGCAAAAGAGATTTTAGAAGTGTTATTGGCAAAGCATCAGATTCCTTCTGATGGAGTAAAAGATACCTTGCTGTTCATTGATGAAATACAGGAATCTCCTTTTGCAATACAATTACTTCGTTATTTCTATGAGTTTTTTCCTGATTTATGTGTTATTGCAGCTGGTTCTTTATTGGAATTTGCTGTTCGCAAGGTAAGGAGCATGCCTGTTGGAAGAGTTGAATACTTGTATATTTATCCTTTGAATTTCTCAGAATATCTACTAGCTAAAGGTGAGAAAGCAGCGTGGGAGGCTTTTAACGAGGTTCCTATTCGACCTGTGTTTCATCCTTATTTATTGGAATTATTTAAGCGATATGCCGTAATTGGAGGCTTACCAGAAACTGTGAAGTTGGATATTGAAAAGAATAATCTTTCCGATTTATCAAAAGTATATGAAAGCATCTGGCAATCTTATATTGAAGATGTAGAGAAGTATTCCACTAACCAAACTGATAGAGAAGTTATTTCATATATTATCCAAAATGCGCCTGTGTTTATTGATCAACGAGTGAAATTTCAAAACTTTGGTGGCTCTGAATATCGGTCTAGAGAAGTAAGGGCGGCATTTTCTAAGCTTGAAAAGGCTAAGGTGATTAGGCTCATTAGGCCGGTAACAGAGGTGGAGTTTCCAGCTCTACCGAATCTAAAAAAAACGCCTAGGCTTCAGTTTGTGGATTCTGGTTTGGTAAATGATGCTTTGGGAATTCAGACAGAACTTATGGGTTTTGACGATTTGAGTAATTCCTATAGAGGAGCTTTGATTCCCCATATAATCACTCAAGAATTGTTATCATTAAATGTGAGCAAAAATCGACAACCTAACTTCTGGGTTCGGGAGAAAAATCAATCTTCTGCAGAAGTTGATCTTATACATGCTTATAGAATGAAATTGATCCCGATTGAGATTAAATCTGGTCCAAAAGGAACACTGAAGTCCCTACATCAGTTTATTGACATGGCTTCACATATATATGCTGTACGGGTTTATGGAGGTAAATTTACCATTGAGGTTAATAAAACGGCAACTGGGAAAAAGTATTTGTTAATGAACTTACCTTATTATTTAGGTTCTAAAATTCCAGCGTATATTGCTTATTTTGTTGATAATTATAGGCTTAGTGATGATGAGAGCTCTGCTATATATGAGGAGTATGTTATTCCTCCTGCTTTGGTAAAAGAGGGTTATGTTAGCCCTTATAAATCAAAAAAGAGCATTTTTGAAGAAGACGAAACTTCGTTTGCAGAGATAAAGAATGAGGGAGTAATCGTTTGGCCTCCTGAGATTGATTCTAAAACTGACAAAGTAAAAACGATACTTTCTTTAGTGCTTCAGATTATTAGATCAGAAAATGGGATTCGAGCCAATATTCTTGCCCTCCGAATTGGGAAATCTATTGCGACTACTGAACGCTATATTAAGCTACTGAGAACTAATGGTCTAATTGAGTTTGTTGGCGCTCCCAAAATAGGTGGATATTACCTTATGGATTAA